A genomic window from Gossypium hirsutum isolate 1008001.06 chromosome D12, Gossypium_hirsutum_v2.1, whole genome shotgun sequence includes:
- the LOC107947615 gene encoding transcription factor ILI3: MSGASNKITDDELNALILRLGTLLPQLNHGRHGRASSSTTKILKETCSYVRRLQKEVDDLSERLSQCLDSMDISSSDAEFLTNLLQQ; this comes from the exons ATGTCTGGAGCTTCAAACAAAATCACAGATGATGAGCTCAATGCTCTCATCTTAAGACTTGGAACATTGCTTCCTCAGCTCAATCATGGCCGCCATGGCAGG GCATCATCATCGACaacgaaaattttgaaagaaacatGCAGTTATGTCAGAAGATTACAGAAAGAAGTAGATGATTTGAGTGAGAGGCTATCGCAATGTCTAGATTCCATGGATATATCTAGCTCTGATGCTGAATTTCTTACAAATTTGCTTCAACAGTAA
- the LOC107946507 gene encoding HVA22-like protein a, which translates to MGSGAGSFLKVFFKNFDVLAGPVISLLYPLYASVRAIESESRADDRQWLTYWVLYSMITLLELTFAKVIEWIPIWSHAKLIFTCWLVIPYFSGAAYVYEHYLRPFFMNPQQTINIWYVPRKDFFSKSDDILTAAERYIEENGTDAFEKLIHRADKSRSSGYIYDDDGYRY; encoded by the exons ATGGGATCTGGGGCTGGAAGTTTTCTtaaggttttttttaagaactttGATGTTCTTGCTGG GCCAGTTATTAGTCTTCTGTATCCTCT TTATGCCTCAGTTAGGGCAATTGAATCCGAGTCTCGTGCCGATGACCGACAATGGCTTACATATTGGGTTCTCTATTCCATGATTACATTGCTGGAACTCACCTTTGCCAAAGTCATTGAATG GATCCCAATCTGGTCTCACGCGAAGTTGATTTTCACCTGCTGGCTGGTCATCCCGTACTTCAGTGGTGCTGCTTATGTTTACGAGCATTATTTGAGACCTTTCTTTATGAACCCACAACAGACAATTAACATCTGGTATGTCCCGAGGAAGGACTTCTTCAGTAAATCAGATGATATTTTAACTGCTGCCGAGAGATACATTGAAGAGAACGGGACTGATGCATTTGAGAAGCTCATTCATAGG GCTGACAAGTCGAGGAGCAGTGGTTACATATATGATGACGATGGCTACAGATATTGA